A part of Rhipicephalus microplus isolate Deutch F79 chromosome 8, USDA_Rmic, whole genome shotgun sequence genomic DNA contains:
- the LOC119165187 gene encoding protein GUCD1 → MDQSTVPCTPDSVEIQLPHVEQTLSWDCGVSCVAMVLSPEQRSDLLLNRDQIGREEGYHQSTWTIDLCYLLRRFGVDHVYATVTLGVNPMFQKECYYKKSLQWDFQRVEDRFRDAASHGLTVCRRSTTVAELLDHLGRGGPVIVLVDHGQLHCDSCQKNRVVAKVAGVFARYAPYQGHYIVLCGYKLKERKFLFRNPSKSDRLCSVTFETLDRARKRLGTDEDVIFVNTSSQDVSS, encoded by the coding sequence ATGGACCAGTCTACCGTGCCGTGCACTCCCGATTCGGTCGAAATCCAGCTCCCGCACGTCGAGCAGACCCTCTCGTGGGACTGCGGTGTGTCTTGCGTGGCGATGGTGCTGTCGCCCGAACAGCGCAGTGATCTGCTTCTCAACAGGGATCAGATAGGCCGTGAAGAAGGATACCACCAGAGTACCTGGACCATCGACCTGTGCTACCTGCTGCGGCGGTTCGGCGTGGACCACGTCTACGCCACGGTCACCCTGGGTGTGAATCCCATGTTCCAGAAGGAGTGCTACTACAAGAAGTCCTTACAGTGGGACTTCCAAAGGGTCGAAGACCGCTTCCGCGACGCCGCGTCGCACGGTCTCACCGTTTGCCGGAGGTCCACCACGGTTGCCGAGCTGCTGGATCACCTCGGGCGCGGCGGCCCAGTAATCGTCCTCGTCGACCACGGTCAGCTGCACTGCGATTCGTGTCAGAAAAACAGAGTCGTCGCTAAGGTGGCCGGGGTGTTCGCGCGCTACGCGCCGTACCAGGGCCACTACATCGTGTTGTGCGGATACAAGCTCAAGGAGAGGAAATTCCTCTTCCGGAATCCCTCGAAAAGCGATCGCCTGTGCAGCGTCACTTTCGAAACCTTGGACAGAGCTCGCAAGCGCCTGGGCACCGACGAAGACGTCATATTCGTCAACACCTCCTCGCAAGATGTTTCCTCGTAA